The Thermotoga maritima MSB8 region ACCAAACCAGAAGTAGGGAGATGCTGTCAGAGTGTAAAAAACAGGCAGTGCAAAGTTATCGAGTCTCTTTTTCCTTGCAACGAAAGCTCCAAATCTGTTTCCTATCGCAAAACTCAGAAGAACGGCTGGAAGAAGCACTATCAGCGAGTAAGGCAAGGCACGAGCTATCACTTTTGCAACTGGTTGAGGATACATGTAGATGCTTATACCAAGGTCACCTCTGAAAAGCGCTTTCCAGAAATTGATGTACTGCTCCCAGAGGGGTTTGTCGAGACCAAAAGCCTGAGTGAAGTAGCTTTGAAGAACCTTGACAGATTCTGGAAGTCCGGCGAACCTTGAGATCAGAAAATTTATAGGGTTTCCTGGCATAAATCGAGGAATAGCCCAGTCAATTGTGACGGCAAAAAAGAAGGTCAGAATGTAGATCAGGATCTTCTTTGTAAGATACTTTCTCAAGACTCCTACCTCCTTCTTTTTTTAAAACCCCGCCCCGAGGGGCGGGGTCATCATTTTACTTTGCTTCAATACCAAAGAGCGTCTTGATTCCTGTGAGCTGCCACCAGCCGTTCCAGCCTATCGGGACAGCGTACGGATTCTTCTCCGTTGGCCAGTTGGTCCACACAGCTTCAGAAGCCTGGAACCATGCACCGTTGTACCACAGAGGAATGAACGGCAGATCCTTGAGCAGTATCTCTGACAGCTTGGCTACTACTTCTTTAATTTTAGCATCATCATTGCTTCTGTTGAGTTCGTCGAGAAGAGTCTCAACTTCAGGATTGGCGTACTTTCCAAAGTTTCCGGAGTAGGAGTACTCGGATTCTACTGCATCCGGATAGAACACACCGTTGAAATAGGACCAGATGGTAGCGGAAACACCGGTTGTAAAGTTGTTGAGTATGAGATCGAACTTTCCACCGTAGAGGTCGTCTGCGTATTTGGAGTAGTCGGGGTATTTAGGTTCGACGTTGATTCCGACTTTCACGAGATCTTCTGCAATGGACTGGATAGAAACCATCCAGTCGGTCCATCCGTACGGACACTCAATCGTGAGCTTGAACGGCTTTCCGTTCGGATCTTCTCTGAATCCATCCTTGTTCACATCTTTGAATCCAAGCTCGTCGAGGATCTTCTTTGCCATCTCCGGATCGTACTTGAATCCGTACTTATCGACGACTTCTTTCGGATAGTACTTCATGTAACCGGGAAGCGGCAGGATTCCAGCGGGATTGGCAGCCGTCACCATGTTCTCGTAAGCTCTGGTAACGATCTTCTCGGGATTGATAGCGTAAGCCATTGCTCTTCTGAACTCAGGTATGCTGAGAGGATACTTATTCACGTTGATGTAGATTCCTGCGGTGTTGGCCGGGAGCATGTAAGGAGCGTTTTCATACCAGGTGACGATTCCGTATGCTTTCTTCAAAACCGGAACACCCGGCAGGAAGAAGTTGCTCCAGTCGAGTTCTCCTTTCATGAGCATTCCTACTGCGACATTGTTGCTGAGCACTCTCAGTTCCACGATCCTTTCAGGTTTGGGATCGTAACCGAGTTCTCTGATGCCCCACCAGTTCCCGTTCTTCTTGAATACACATCTGTCGTCTGCCCAGCTTTCAACGTAGTACGGACCGGATCCAACTGGATTTTCATTGGCCGCCTGAAGAACTTCTTCCTCTGTTTTGTTTTCCCAGATGTGTTTTGGTACGATCGGTGTGTTGATGAGCATCTGTTTCCATTCCTGGTACCTCGGGTCGGAGAAGACGAACTTCAGCGTTCGTTCATCGACCCTTTCGATCCTGCCGAGCCAGTTCCACACAGGACTGTAGCTGATACCAGTGTACTTCTTGGCGATTTCAAAGGTGAAAACCACGTCGTCTGCCGTGAGAGGAACTCCGTCCTGCCATCTGAGACCCTTTCTGAGCGTGAGTACGTATTCGTTGTTGCTGACCCATTCTCCTTTTTCTGCAAGCCACGGCTCGAACTTGTCGTTCAGAGGATCGTAGAGGAACAGAGGTTCATAGACAAGACCGATGGTTCCCGCAACCGCGTTCCATGGTGTGAACGGGTTCCAGTTGGATGGAGGAGACCACAGCGCTCCACCCCAGTAGAGCGTTTTGTTTCTCTCAAAAGTCTGTCCGAAAACCGAAACCAGTGCCAGGACCAGAACGAGAACGACTAAAAACCTTTTCATAAGAACACCCCCTTAAAAGAGTATGAGATCGCTATCTCCACGTGTAAATGTACAGTGAAAATGTTTACATTCCAAATCCAGTCTCCCGGGATTATCAAGATTTATTTCTGATTATTTGCAACAACTTTTCTTTAACTCGTTGTTACTCTCTCGAGATAATTTTCCAGTGCGTGTACGGCTGCTCCAAAGGCGATCACCGGTTCCTGCACTTTCGAAAAACTCATGTCCACACTGTGTTTGTAAAGAAGGTGTGTTTCCACTTCGATTTTGATCTTTTTCAGAAAATTCTCACCAAGTTCTTTGAAAAACCCTCCTATGACGATCTTCGATATCCCAAAAAGATGTATCAAATTCAAAAGACCTATACTGAAATACCTCGCTATGTCATCAAAGTACTCTTTCACGCGAACATCACCAGAATCTCTTGCTTCAGCCAGAGAGCTGAATCCCATAGAAAGAACGTGTTTCAGAACAACATTTTCGTTGCACACATCTTCCAGGAAGACGTACTCGTTTCCATTGAAAACCCTGGTGTATCCGATCTCTCCTGCGTATCCGTTTTCTCCCCGGTAGAGTTCTCCATCGATGATGATGCCAGCTCCTATTCCCTTTCCTGTCAGGATCCAGGCGAAAGAGTCATCCCGCTTTGTATACCACTTTTCTCCCACGGCTCCCATGTCCGCGTCGTTCTCCACCCAGACCTCGATGCCGTACTTCTCTTTCAAAAGGTTCGCCAGAGGAATCTGTGAAAGTGGAAAGTTTCTCGGATCTATGATGATGCCTCTTTCAGTATCTATCGGTCCAGGAGCTGCCACTGTCAACGCTGAAAGTTTACTGCCGAGTTTTTCCATCATATCTTTTGCGCGGTCTATAATTCTGTACATGACATTCAACGTTTCCTCTCTATCGCTCTGAGATGGAAGAGGATGTGCTTCGTGTGCGAGAATGTTCATACTGGCATCTATGAGACAGGCAGCTATTTCGTCCCTCGTCACCTCTATACCGAGAACATAAGCACAATTCGGTGAGATTTTCAAAGATTTTGTGGGTCTTCCCACCCCCTTCGGAGAATCTTTCTCTTCAACGACGATCCCCTTCTCCAGGAATATCTTTGCGATCTCACCAACTGTGGTCTTGGTGAGACCGAGTTCCTCCGCGAGTTCTACACGCGACACGGGTGATTTCATTATTCGTTTCAGAATCCTCGATATGTTTTCTGCTCTCACCGATTTCGGCAAGTTCTCACTTCCTTCACATAGAATTTCTTTTCACAAAATCCACGATCTCGTCGATGTATCCAAATGCAAGGGCCACGTGGGTGTCTGCCGCACCGTAGTATATTGCAACTCTTCCTGTGTCGGCGTCGCAGAGCGCGGCACACGGAAAGACAACGTTTGGAACGAAGCCCACCGTTTCGTACTCTTCTTCCGGCGTCAGAAGATAGTACCTCGACCTGTAGAGAACCTTGCTGGGATCGTCGAGATCGAGGAGAGCTGCTCCAAAACTGTACACGTAGCCGTTGCAGGTGAGTGTCACACCGTGGTATATGAGCAGCCATCCTTCGCTGGTTTCTATTGGATACGGTCCCGCTCCTATTTTGAGGTTCTCCCACCAGTTGTAACTGCTTCTTCCCAAGACGAACCTGTGGTTACCCCAGTGTATCATATCGGGGCTTTCACTGAGAAATATGTCTCCAAACGGGGTGTGACCGTTGTCGCTCGGTCTGTTGAGCATCACATATTTCCCATTTATCTTCCTTGGGAAGAGAACTCCGTTTCTGTTGAATGGAACGTAAGCGTTCGGAAGTCGAACGAACGTTTTGAAATCCTTGGTCATGCCCACTCCAATCGTGGGGCCGTGGTCGTCTGTACAGAAGGTTATGTAGTAAGTATCCTCTATCTTCACTACCCTTGGATCGTAAGCGTAACTCGGCTGGAACGGTTCTCCATTCACATCCACCCACTGTATCTCTTCTGGCTCTATTTCCCAGTTTATTCCGTCTTTACTCCTTCCGAAGTGAAGGAAGGGCCTTGTGTTCTTGTGATCGATCCTGAACACCCCCACAAACTCTCCGTTGTACGGTACAACTGCGGAGTTGAAGACTCTTGCTCCCTTTGGAACCGGGTTTCTTCCAATTATCGGGTTTTTGCTGTATCTCCACACAGGACCAGTGTAGCCTTCCGGCCTTTCTTCCCAGGGAATGTTTGGAATTTTCTCCGTAAACACTTTCATCCATGCTTCCCTCCTTAGATTTAGAGCCCCACCCAAGAGGGTGGGGGAAAATTTATTTTGCCGGTTTGAGATTAAATAGAATTTTCAAGGCACCAGTTTGCCACCAGTTGGCCCAACCACATGGCCAGGCATATGGATTATGTTCGTTGGGCCAGTTAGTCCACACGTTATCTTGTGTTATAAACGCCATCGCTCCATACCAGAGAGGGATGAAAGGTAGATCTTTTAAAAGGATCTCTCCAAGTTTTCCACAGAGTTCGGTGACTTTCTCAACATTGTCAAGTGGTGTCCTGTTGAGTTCTTCAAGTAAACTTTCCACCTCGGGATTCTGGTATCTTCCATAATTTCCTGTGTAAGAGAATTCAGATTCTAAAGCATCAGGATAGAAAATAGTATTGAAATATGTCCAGGGAGTGCTGCTTATACCTGTTCCATTGGCATTCATTTCTATATCGAATTCTCCTTTGTACATGTTTTCATAGTATTTGGAAGAATCCGGGAAGTATGGTTCAGCGTTTATTCCAACCACCTTGAGTTGATCTACTATCACCTGAATTGCCTGCATCCAGTCGGTCCATCCATACGGACACTCGATGGTGAGCTTAATGGGTTTTCCATCTGGGGTTTCTCTGAAACCATCTCCATTTACATCCCTGAATCCAAGCTTATCAAGAATACTTTTCGCCTCTTCAGGATCGTATTTGAAACCATGCTTTTCTACAACTTCTTTTGGATAGTACTTCATCCAAACAGAATTCGGAAGAAAACCAAGGGGATCTGCTTTTAAGACGGCTCCTTCATAGACTCTTTGAACTATTGGATCTGCATTTATCGACATAGCAATTGCTCTTCTGAACTCGGGAAGGCTAAGAGGATATTTTCGTGCATTGAGGAAAAGACCAACAACCGTTGATGAGAGGTGATACGGTGGTTCGTCGTACCATGTATTGAGATTATAAACTTTTTTCAAAATGGGAACACCTGGGAGCATGAAATTACTGAAGTCCAGTTCTCCTTTCATCAACATGCCGAGCGCCACGTTGTTACTGAGGACTCTCACTATAACAACGTATTTCGGAGCAGGTTTCACACCCATAACTTTTGTTCCCCACCAATTCTCAAAACGCTCGAAAATCATTTTATTCTGGTCCCACGAGTGAGCAACATATGGGCCTGATCCCAATGGATACTCATTTGATGATTGAAGTATAGTGGTTTCATCTTTTTCTTCCCAAATATGTTTTGGAACAATTGGAAGTGTATAGAGGAGTTCATTCCATTCATGATATCGAGGATCTTTGAACACAAAAATGACGGTTCTGTTGTCGGGTGTTTCAATATGATCAAGCCATTCCCAAACACTACTGTAATGTATTCCCTTGTACTTCTTAGCTATTTCGAAAGTAAATCGAACGTCTTCTGATGTCAATGGAACATTATCATGCCAGTATATACCCTCTCTCAATACAACCCTGTAAGTCTTACTGTCTAACCATTCACCTTTTTCTGCAAGCCATGGATCAAAATTTCCAGTGAGTGGATCGTAAAAGAACATTGTTTCATAGACAAGTCCAGTTGTTCCTGGTACCGCATTCCACGGAGTGAACGGATTCCAATTAGAAGGAGGAGACCACAGAGAACCTCCATAGTACATAGTTTCGTTTCGTTCTAAAACTTGGGAGAACAGACTTGAGAAAAGAAAAACAACCACGAATACCAGTAAAAATCTTTTCATATTCACATACCTCCTGTTCTTTTATAAAGTCTCACATTATCGATGAAAATCGGTCCATCGTACCTCAGATGATCACCGACAACTCCTATGTGAAGTTCTTTCACCCCCGCTGTTCTGTCGAACTCAATTCTTACATGGAATCTTCTGTACTCTTTTCCGCCGAAAGTGATGATCTCCGCACTTTCCACGTTCGCGTTGTTCATGTCGAGGCCTATCTTCACCCAGCCGGGGTTCAGAACCGCGTACGGCCTCAACCTTCCCTTGAGTCCCTCGACGTTTGGAATGTAGATGTCGTACTCGAGGATCTCACATTCTGAGAGTCTTTCGAACTTCCTTGCTACTCTCACTTCTTCCCAGTCGCTCTTTCCGGGCAGTTTCACGTTCAGCTGCAGTGCTCCATTTCCCACCTCACCGTTCCATTCAATGTCAGGTGACCCGAACTCTGCCTGCCAGGTTCCGCTGTTCCACCAGTTTTTCACCTCTTCTGGAGAGGAAAAATCAACTTCCTCTGCGAGCACGTACCGTGCTTCGTTCACCACTTTCGCTTTGATAGAGTCTTTCACCGTTTTTCCCTGAAAGTGGCCTTCAAGGAACATTTCATGTTCTCCATCCGGGATCCGGGTTGTGTCGAGATCAAAGCCGTAAATTCCGTATCCGAGATGCTCTATCTCATTTTCAAAAACCAGATCTTCGACTTTGACAGACAACTTTTCAAACGTGTTGCTGTAGTCGAAAACACCAGCCCTCACTTCCACGGTCTTTTTGATCTCCATGCCGTCTTTTGGAAGGATGAAAGAGCAGGTGTCTTCTCTTATGTCTTCACCTGTGTTGAACAGCTTCGCGTATTCTCTTATCAGTTCCGCTTCTGGACTGTCGTCGTTCACTATTCTGAAACCGTCGTAGTCCGGATAGTACCCTCTCTCGTCTCTGTCCGAACCTTCCCCGATTCCCGCGAGCATCCAGAACATCGCTCCATCTCCACCGAGATCGTAGACCAGATCGTTCCAGAGTCTGTAGATGGCCGTTCTGTTAACTGGCGCACTCTTTGGAATTCCATATTCTTCCAGAACAACGGGTTTTCCGATCTCTTTTGCGATCTTTATGTGGTCTTCTATCCACTTCGCTCCCCACTGGGCATAGTTCTCTGGACTGACACCCCAGTGGGACGGATAGAGGTGGAACGTGCCGAAGTCCACCGTCTCTATCGAAAGGAGCTTCTTCCAGTCAACACCGGACCAGCCGTTGTAGGCCCACTCGGCTTCTCCACCGTAAGGTTTGAATCCTTCGTAGTTGCTGAAGAATCCTTCGTCCCCCACAGCCACGAGGTGGTTGGGATCCAGACTCTTTATGTAGGAGCTCATCTCCTTCACCCACTCAACGAGCGTGTTCCCCGATTTGTCCGTCTCACAGCGCGGTTCGTTTGCAAGCTCCCAGGCCATGATGGTGGGCTCTTCCCTGTAAGGAACTCCCGTGTAGGTATTGACATGGTTTACGAGAAAGGAGACGTACTTTTTGTACTCTTCTTTGATCTTCTCATCTCTGTAGAAATCGTCGTGATGGGTTCCTCCAAACCACCTCACGTACTGGTTCATTCCACCGAAGTCGTCCCAGTTGTTCACAAGAACAATGACAAGTTTTATACCGAGTTCTTTCGCTTTCGCAACTGTGTAGTCGAGTCTTTCGAAACCGCTCTGGGCGTTCGATATTCCTTCTGGCACCCCGAAAACACCGGGCTCAGGATGCATGTAGGTGTTCTTGTCTCTGCAGTAACTCTCCCCGTCGAGGAAACCCCAGATTCTGAGGACCTTTATACCCATGTCTCTGGCACTCTCCAGAACACTGTCTATCATTCTGTTGCTCTTGTAGTGCATGTAGTAGTTGTTGCTTCCAATGAATCTGAATTCTTTTCCGTTCAGAGCGAATTTTCCGTTTTCCACTTTCACGAACTCGTCACTTGCAAAGAGAACGAAAGAGAGCTCAACGATCAATAAAATGAACATAAATCTACGCATACCGATACCTCCCGTTAATTAGTAAACTTTACTTATTTATCAGGGTCATCGAGAAAAAATGTACCATTCGGACTTCTGCAAAGTCAAGTCCTATTTTTCGTGATTTTCGAGTTTTATTTGTGAAAGTGAGCAATTATTTCCGATTAGAATCTAAAATCTCAAAATCTCTTCGGTTTGAACACTCCTTCCAGGTTTTCGAAGTGTTTCTTCCTCTCCCGGTATATTCTTTGGAACGTTTCCTTGAAGAGCACATCCACAACGGCGATCTCTCCGATGTTCTCCCTGAGGAATTCGTAGGTGTCGTACTTCACGGGCGGGCTTTGAAGCACCAGATGAACCACCTTGGCGAGTTCTGACTGTCTGTTCGTTGTGATTGCGATCGTCTTCGCTCCCATGTCTTTTGCCACCTGGGTGGATTTCACCGTGTCTCTGATGTTTCCCGTGTGACTGATCGAGATCACCAGGTCTTCACCGGTCAGATTCACGGCCTCTATCACCTGAACGTGCGGGTCGTTGGAAAAGAACGTGTGGAAGCCAAGAAGAGAGAACTTCAGGCTCGCGTACTCAGAAACCACTCCCGAGAGTCCCACACCGAAGAAAAGAATGCGGTGGGCGGAGAGTATCCACTCCACCGCCTTTTCCACGTTCTTCATATCGAGGGTGTCCTTGAGCCTTCTGAGGATGTCTATCTCCTCGTCTATGAAATCTCTTCTTTCTATGGTTTCTTCGAGCCCGCTGAGTTCTCTTGCAAGTGCGATCTTGAAGGCCTGGTAACCTTCGAAATCGAGCTTTTTGATCATCCTGTGAATCGTGGTTTCGCTCACACCCACGATCTTTGCGAACTCTGTGATCGAGTAGTGGATGACATCGTCCGGCCTTTCGAGCACGTAATCCGCGACTTTGCGCTCTGCAGGACTGAACTGTGTGTAGACGTTCAGAATTTTATCTCTTATCTTCAACTTTCCATTCCTCCCTGAGCGAGTGTTTCTTCTCCAGAAACACATCGAGCTGTTCGTACACGTACCTTTCTGCCTCTTCATCCGATAGAGATTTTACCTCTTCCGCAAAGCGTGCGGTTCTCGCGAAGTAGAACGGCAGAAGATTTTCCACCACTTTTTTGTCCCTTGTTTTCCTGTACTGAACAGCGCTCCTGTAGAGGGTGTCGACCCAGGAAGAGAGGCTCAGTGTACCGCTCTCTTTCACTTCCGACAGGATACCGCGATCTATGTATTCCACTTCTTCAAGGGTTTCTCTTGCGAGTTTTTTGAGGTTTCCAATGTCTATACTCATAGAAGGAACTTCCTCTTGAGGAGTTTCACCATAGATGGGAACGTCTTCTATTTTCCATATTTCTTTCCAGACGTTTTCGTAGGTGATCACAAGTTCAAAAAGCGTTCCCACGACCTGAAGGAACATTCCTTTAAGGTGTTTTCCCGGGTCCTTCACGTCGTGCACCTTGGTTCCAAGAGCTGCCTGAACAACCCTTCCAGATTCGTTTATGGCGGTTGTGGTCATCCATATGTCGATCCCGAATCTTGCAACGTCCGTGTTCCAGATCTCTTTTGGCTTTCCCAGGTAAATCTCGAGGAGCTTTCTTCCCACACCGAAATCCCCACCAATGGGCTGGCGCACCTTTTTACCGTAGAGAACAGCCGTCATAGGAAAACACACGTTGTTCGTGATCGTGCCGTCGAACCTGTGCCTCAGGTAGAAGGGAGTGACGTAATCTGCCTCCCCTTTCAAAACAGGTCCTGCGAGTCTTTCCACCCACCAGGGTTTGACACTCCGAAGATCCGCGTCGAGAAAGACGACCGCCTCCGCATCCTGCTTCAGGGCAAACTCCATGATCGCTCTCATCGCGCTTCCCTTTCCGGGAAGGCCTTCATAAACGAAGCTCTCTTTGGGAAGACCGAAAGTATCGGTCTCCATGAAGCGCTCTCTTGTCCCATCTGCCGATCCTCCATCGGAGTTCACGATCATACCATCACCATCGAAGAAATCTACAATTCCCTGCGCCGCTGTTCTCGCAACGTGAGAAATCGTTTCGGCGTTGTTGTAACTCGGTATCCCCACAACCACTTTCATGGTAATACCTCCCTGCTCAGTATGTCTTCTAGTCTCTCTAAACTGAAGTGCCTCTTTCCCACTTCGAAGTTGTGTTCGACAGTCTCCCTGTAAAGAGACGGATCGAAGAGGAGACGAGAAATTTCCTCGACGGCCTTTTTCAAAATCCTCTCGTCCACCTTTACAAGGCCGTTCTCTCTGAAGCATCGATCTCCAAGACTGACGTATTTCAGGCCGGCTGGTTTTATATCTGATTTGAAGACTTCGTACTCGAAAAGCACCACGGGCTTTTTGGCTGCGATCGCTTCCAGAAGCTGATTCCCCCATCCCTCGAGTATCGATGGATACGTGACAAAATCGGCGGCGTTGTAGAGCTTCCAGAACAAAGAGGTGTTTTTTCTCACTTCCTCGCTCAGGACAAGAAGCGATACTCCTTTTGAAGAAGCGTATTCTTTGAGTTCTTTCAGATACTCTTCGTCTTCGCAGATACCGGAAAAGAGAAGGATCACTTCTCCGCTGTATCTCTCTCCGTTGTAGAGATCAGCTTCTTTTTTCGATGTCAGTGTTTCCTTCAGAAGTGACACCACATCTATCGAAAGTTCGATCGTTTTTCTTCTATCGATTCTGGTTGCCTGGAGGGCCACAATCGTGCCAGGCGCTATCTGAAGTTCTTCTCTCACCCTGTGGTACATCTCTTCAGAAGTGATGGGAGAGCTGAAATCCATGACGTTTGGCACCACGACAGAATCGATGTTTCTGCGTCTTTTAAGCTCCCTTTGAGCGATCGTGTTTATGACAACGTGTTTCACGTTTGGAAGATCTGGAGGGAAGTGTTTATCAAGGATCTCCCTGAATCTTCTGTTTTCCGGAATCAGATGTTTCCTCTCCCACCAAAAATCGTGGTGATGCGCGACGAAGTTCTTTTCCAATCTCGAAAGGGCAAGGCCCAGGGACGGAAAGAGTCCAAGGGACCAGATGTTGTTGGGAACGATGAGATCGTAATCTTTCAAGGCTTCGTTCAGGATGTGGAAGAGCTCTTCCTCTTTTTCTTTCAAGAAATCGAGAAACTCTTTTTCACTGAGGAAATCTTTTATTCCTCCGAAGAAGTTCCTGTTCACCCTTTCAAAATCTGGATTTTCAAAACCGATCTCCTTTAGAGTGAGATCGACTCCCTCTTTCTTGTTTTCGGCAACGATGTGGACTTCGTGGCCCATCTTTGTGAGAACCTTCTTCCACTTTTCCATCTCGAGTGAGACACCATCCATGAGACCTCCCCGGTAGTGAATGAGCGCTATTTTCATTCTCTCTCCTCGCTTTCAAAGAGTTCCACCACGTAGTCGTAGGTTCTTCTCTTCATTCGAAGCTCGTTCAGCTCTCTCGCTGTTTTCTCGACATCTATCAGATACTGAAGGGAAAGTTCTATTTCCTTTTTCGTTCTCAGAAGAGAGAAGAGCCGATGCTTCGATCGAGGATCGTCCTTTCCCTCAAGATTGGTAATTTCATCTTCGAGGCTGGAGAGCGTTTCTTTCAAAAATTCGATCACTTCACCTTCCGGGTTCTTTTCCACGGAAACAACGGGAAACTCCGGGAAATTCAAAATGTTCAGTCTCGAAACAAAGCATTGTTTCTCTGAGAGAGACTCTATCGATTTCTCACCTATCTGAAGCGGTCTCAGACCTTCTATTTCTTCGAGGTACGGATTGTACACCCAGAGGTGATACCGATCCTTCACACCGGCCCAGGGGAGAGAAGAGAAGAAGAAAGTTTTCTCCTTTTCGGTGCCGTCAGCTTCAACATCTAAAAGAAGAGGAGGATTATCGAAGAGAAGGTACCATCTGAAGAACTCTTCGCTACGTGGATGAACCGGCAGTTCCATGAACGCAAGATCCACTGTGAAAACTCCTTCACACTTTGCCCCCGGAACATACATCATGGGTCCCGCGTCACCAACTCTGTTTTTAACCTCTTTTGCTATCCACTCAACGGACCTGCTCAAAGTGACGTGTACTTTTCCTTCTTCCATCCAGTACTCTCTAAGACCTCTTGCGAGAATAGTCTTTGAACTTTCTTCACTCCAGACGGACACAAACCCCTGAAACGGAAATTCCCTCACTTCACCTGTTTCTCTTGCTGCAAGCAAAATCCCCTTCAGTTCCTCAGGAGGTGTTTCAGGAAGAAGGTAGGAGTCTTTTTCTTTCCTTTTCACCACGTCAAAAGGCATCTTCGCGAAGATTTCGCCACTTCCCGTTTCATAAACCATTGAAAGCTTGTAGTTTTTCCCCTTTATCTTCAACGCGATACGCCACTTCACGAGCGGGGTTTCATCGAAGATCACGCGTTCTTTCGTCTCGATCAGGCATTGCGAGGAACGTATCGTTCTTTCCAGTTCCACCACCATCGAGTGTTTCGTCTGCAAAACTGTTCTCATCTTCTCCAGAGAAATCGAAAAATCAGTTTCTTCAACAGAGGTGGTGTAAGCGTCACCATCTTCTTTGAACAGTTTCAAAACACCCGCTTTCCTGTTATTCAGAACAAGTGTGCCGTCTCCTTCAAAATAGGCTCTGTAGTATTCGTTTTCCCAGGTGAGTTCCTTCACTTCTTTCTTCTCGTCGGCAACTTCTGTTTTGAACAGCCCTGCACCGTTTGTTTTCAACAGGAATGTCCTCTCGCCATCGCAGAAGTGATGGTTGTAGGAAAAGGGCGATAGAGAGAGTGCGTAGGTTCCCTTCTCAAGACCTAAACGCTCTACAAGGTGCCTCAGCCTGGATTCAACAGAAGATTTCACAAGGAAATACACGTTTCTGTACGTTCTCTCCATTTTTTCGTGGACGGGGTCAGCACAAACACCGCAGCTGTTGTCGTGCGCGAGAGTTTTCAGGTAATCCCTCCAGAAAAGATCACTTAACTCCTCTCCGTTCAAAACAGAGAGAAGATCGTTCATTTTCAAAAGCTTCTCTACAAGATCACTTTCAAGCTTCAGATAAGCTCT contains the following coding sequences:
- a CDS encoding glycosyltransferase; this translates as MKVVVGIPSYNNAETISHVARTAAQGIVDFFDGDGMIVNSDGGSADGTRERFMETDTFGLPKESFVYEGLPGKGSAMRAIMEFALKQDAEAVVFLDADLRSVKPWWVERLAGPVLKGEADYVTPFYLRHRFDGTITNNVCFPMTAVLYGKKVRQPIGGDFGVGRKLLEIYLGKPKEIWNTDVARFGIDIWMTTTAINESGRVVQAALGTKVHDVKDPGKHLKGMFLQVVGTLFELVITYENVWKEIWKIEDVPIYGETPQEEVPSMSIDIGNLKKLARETLEEVEYIDRGILSEVKESGTLSLSSWVDTLYRSAVQYRKTRDKKVVENLLPFYFARTARFAEEVKSLSDEEAERYVYEQLDVFLEKKHSLREEWKVEDKR
- the mggS gene encoding mannosylglucosylglycerate synthase, producing the protein MKIALIHYRGGLMDGVSLEMEKWKKVLTKMGHEVHIVAENKKEGVDLTLKEIGFENPDFERVNRNFFGGIKDFLSEKEFLDFLKEKEEELFHILNEALKDYDLIVPNNIWSLGLFPSLGLALSRLEKNFVAHHHDFWWERKHLIPENRRFREILDKHFPPDLPNVKHVVINTIAQRELKRRRNIDSVVVPNVMDFSSPITSEEMYHRVREELQIAPGTIVALQATRIDRRKTIELSIDVVSLLKETLTSKKEADLYNGERYSGEVILLFSGICEDEEYLKELKEYASSKGVSLLVLSEEVRKNTSLFWKLYNAADFVTYPSILEGWGNQLLEAIAAKKPVVLFEYEVFKSDIKPAGLKYVSLGDRCFRENGLVKVDERILKKAVEEISRLLFDPSLYRETVEHNFEVGKRHFSLERLEDILSREVLP
- a CDS encoding alpha-mannosidase; its protein translation is MKVKVVVHNHWDREWFTSSEVTSKWLKEVFFRVKELVQKNPEFVYVLDGQTAAVEDLLVYHPDLEEDLRELVRSGRLLVGPYYIQIDWRIPGEASILKNFEIGEKDTNRFGRRMNAGWLLDSFGHISQEPQLHRIFGIEKVFLWRGISFENDGISQEFFWKGSDGTAVQGVFLVGGYRNLYNLKETQDIAEKRLKHEVEKLAKFSRSGEILLLDGYDIDLSPEDPKDYLNVEIVSPEEFPERFPENAPTLSGELLSGRYACVFPGTLSTRAYLKLESDLVEKLLKMNDLLSVLNGEELSDLFWRDYLKTLAHDNSCGVCADPVHEKMERTYRNVYFLVKSSVESRLRHLVERLGLEKGTYALSLSPFSYNHHFCDGERTFLLKTNGAGLFKTEVADEKKEVKELTWENEYYRAYFEGDGTLVLNNRKAGVLKLFKEDGDAYTTSVEETDFSISLEKMRTVLQTKHSMVVELERTIRSSQCLIETKERVIFDETPLVKWRIALKIKGKNYKLSMVYETGSGEIFAKMPFDVVKRKEKDSYLLPETPPEELKGILLAARETGEVREFPFQGFVSVWSEESSKTILARGLREYWMEEGKVHVTLSRSVEWIAKEVKNRVGDAGPMMYVPGAKCEGVFTVDLAFMELPVHPRSEEFFRWYLLFDNPPLLLDVEADGTEKEKTFFFSSLPWAGVKDRYHLWVYNPYLEEIEGLRPLQIGEKSIESLSEKQCFVSRLNILNFPEFPVVSVEKNPEGEVIEFLKETLSSLEDEITNLEGKDDPRSKHRLFSLLRTKKEIELSLQYLIDVEKTARELNELRMKRRTYDYVVELFESEERE
- a CDS encoding MurR/RpiR family transcriptional regulator is translated as MKIRDKILNVYTQFSPAERKVADYVLERPDDVIHYSITEFAKIVGVSETTIHRMIKKLDFEGYQAFKIALARELSGLEETIERRDFIDEEIDILRRLKDTLDMKNVEKAVEWILSAHRILFFGVGLSGVVSEYASLKFSLLGFHTFFSNDPHVQVIEAVNLTGEDLVISISHTGNIRDTVKSTQVAKDMGAKTIAITTNRQSELAKVVHLVLQSPPVKYDTYEFLRENIGEIAVVDVLFKETFQRIYRERKKHFENLEGVFKPKRF